Below is a window of Hydrogenovibrio crunogenus DNA.
TATAACTTCCTTCTATACACCTTAATAAATTTTACTTATTAATTAATTTAAACTTTATATTATCACTTTCTTATAAGATAAGTTAAATTACTTAACCGTTTTTTACATCAAACTTATAACAATAGGAAACCATAATGAAAAAAACAATCCTGCACTCTGCAACGGCTTTAGCTCTAATCTTCTCAATGAATAGCATGGCCTCCCCTGCCCCTTCGGATCCTAAAAAACAAACTCCGCAAGGATTGTATGCAGATTCGAAAGAAACTTATGCCATGATGAAAAAGGATCCTAGTATCATTTTGGTGGATGTACGAACACCCGCTGAATGGCAGTTTGTCGGTTACACGCCAATGGCACAAATCATGATCCCTTCTGTCAATTTCGATTTTACGAAAATGGATGACAAAAAAGCGCGCTTCGCAGACAAAGTAAATGACAACTTTGTTGCCGAATTTGAAGCCAAGTTGTTTGATTTGGGCGCCGATAAAAACACCACCTATGTTTTAATGTGTCGCTCAGGCTCAAGCCGTGCCCAGCCGGCTGCTAAAATGCTTTATCAATATGGCTACAAAAACGTTTACATCATGACCGATGGATTTGAAGGCGGTAAACTAAAAAGTGGCGAGCACAAAGGCTATCGTTTAAAAGCGGGTTGGAAATATAACAATCTACCTTGGAGCTGGAAAATTGACCCAAGCAAAGTTTACACATCGATGTAATTCGGTTTAGACATACAAATTCGAATCACTCAAGCCGCTTGTCAATTCCATAGACAGCGGCATCCCCCCTCTTATTCCTGTCGCTTTTTGCCTTGAAACATGCGAAAATATCTGGCTTAAAATCAATTTAAACCGTGCGTTTTACTACGCCTGACACTCTTTAAATCTTTTTAACTTACGGAAAACAGCAATGAGCAAACCGACTTTATTCAGTGGCATTCAACCCTCTGGCGACCTAATGATTGGAAACTATATTGGATCAATCAAAAACTGGGTGAATATGCAGGATGATTACGACTGTCTATTTTCGTTGGTGAACATGCATGCCATTACGGTTGAGCAATCTCCTCAAGAGCTGGCGAAACGCAGTTTGGATTTTGTCGCCCTTTACCTGGCCAGTGGCATCGACCCCAATAAAAGCACGGTTTTTATTCAATCGCATGTACCGGCACATTCCGAACTGGCGTGGATTTTAAACTGTTCGACTTATATGGGCGAACTGAACCGTATGACTCAGTTTAAGGACAAGTCGCAAAAACATGCTCAGAATATCAATGTCGGGTTATTTGACTATCCTGTTTTAATGGCCGCGGACATTTTGTTATACCAAACCGAAATGGTTCCGGTTGGCGCTGATCAAAAACAGCATTTGGAGCTGGCTCGTGACATCGCAACGCGCTACAACAACCGCTTTGATCGTGAAATCTTCAAAGTGCCTGAGCCATTCATTCCACCGGCAACTTCCGGGGGGCGAATCATGAGCTTACAAGATCCGACCTCAAAAATGTCAAAATCGGATGAAAACAAAAACAACTTTATTGCGTTATTAGATGATCCCAAAACCATCATCAAGAAGTTTAAGAAAGCTCAAACCGACTCAGGTTCAGAAATTTCTTATGATGTGGAAAATAAGCCGGGGGTTTCCAATCTGCTGACGATCTACTCTGTCATCAGTGGTCAATCGATTGAAGAAGTGGTTCGTCACTTTGAAGGCAAAATGTATGGTCACCTCAAGGTAGAGCTAGGAGAATTGGTTGTGGAATACCTCAAACCGATTCAAGATAAATTCTATGAAATTCGCACAGATGAAACGGAATTAAAAGCCATTTTAAAGAAAGGTGCGGATCAAGCACAAGAACAGGCGGAAAAGACGCTTAGAGACGTTCAAGAATCTATTGGCTTTGTTTTACCTTAACCCTGTTTGAGATTAAAAATGGCCAGGCCTGGCCATTTTTAAACCACTTCTCTCTTCTCTTTTCTGCTTTAATCCAAGTACTTTTACACCGTCTTTAAAAAACTTACACTTTGTAGGCTTGATTGTTCTCCCTCAAACCGTCTAAAATGTTACACATTAGTAACGCATTATCAATTATAATCCAATTCCAACAATCGAAATACGCGGAATGAACTGTTATATCGATACCGTTAGGAACGAATACTCCTTCAACCACAACACTCAATTAATGGAAGGTACACAAATGAAAGGCTTTCTAGCATCTCCCTTTTTAAAGACTAGCAAACTGCTTTTAACTCTTGGAATCATTTCCAGCTTAACCGCCTGCGACATGCTTGGACTTGGAGAAGACAAACCTCAACAAGCTTCGCATAAACGAGTACCGCAAGTAGGCGTTTTAGCGGTTGAAGAAACCACTGTACCTAAAACCTTTTCTATTACCGGTCGTGCGGAAGCTTATGCCGTTGCAGAAATTCGTCCTCAGGTAGAAGGCATCATCACTGAGCGTCTATTCAAAGAAGGCTCTTTAGTTCAAAAAGGCGATGTACTTTACCAATTGGACGATGCCAGTTACCAAGCCTTATATGAAAATGCCAAAGCTGCCATTGCACGATCAAAAGCTTTGTTAACCAATGCTCAAATCAAAGTCAGCCGTAATGAGCGCTTGGTTAAAATCAATGCCGTCAGTGAACAAGTACTAGATGATGCCAAAGCTTCTTTAAGAGAAGCCAAAGCCAACTTGGAAGCCAATGAAGCTGCTTTAAAGACGGCTGCCATCAACCTTGAGCGCACGCAAATCAAAGCCCCTATTAGTGGTCGAATTGGTCGTTCTACCGTCACTAAAGGGGCTTTGGTCACAACCAACCAGGCTGGCTCTTTGGCAACCATTCAACAACTTGATCCAATTTACGTCGACTTTTCCGTCCCCTCAAATTACGCCATCATTTTAAGAAAAGCCATGGCAAAAAATAACGGACAAGACTTAGCACAACATGAAGCTAAAATCGTTTTTGATGACGGAACCGAATATGAACACACTGGAAAAATTCGCCTTTCTGAATTTGAAGTCAACCGTTCAACGGATGCCATTATTTTAAGAACCGAATTTCCCAACCCTAATGCGGTACTCCTTCCGGGAATGTTCTTACATGGTAAAGTCATCACAGGTTATCAGAGCGGAGTTTTCCTCATCCCTACCTTAGCGTTGCAACGTGATGCTGTCGGCAATGCCTTCGTTATGACCCTAAACTCAGAAGGCGTTGTCGGTGTTAAACCTGTTAAGTCGCAAGGGCTTTATGAAGATAAGTGGATTATTACAGAAGGCCTCAAAGCAGGTGATCAGGTCATCACCAAAGGGCTGCAGTATATTCGTCCAGGCGTGAAAGCCAATATTATTGGCGCGCCGAAACCGAAACAAGATACCGCTTCAAATGCTAAGGAAGGACAATAACCATGTCAGAAGAGACTTCACATAAACGTCGTCAATCTTTTGCGACCTTTTTTATCAACCGGCCTGTTTTTGCTTGGGTAATCGCATTTTTGGTAATGATTGCAGGTGCCATTTCGGTCGTCAGCTTACCGATTGCACAATTCCCTGCCATTGCACCACCTTCCATTACCATCACTGCGACCTACCCAGGGGCATCGGCAAAAACCATTGAGGACACTGTCACTCAAATTATCGAAACCAAGATGAAGGGATTAGATGGATTAATGTATATGTCGTCAACCAGTGAATCCACTGGTCAGGCTAACATCACACTGAGCTTCAAAACCGGGACTGATCCCGACATTGCTCAAATGCAGATACAAAACAAACTGCAAACGGCCATGTCTTCTCTACCTGAAGCCGTTCAAAAACAAGGGATACAGGTCGTTAAATCCGTTAAAAACTTCTTAATGGTCATTGGGTTTATTTCTCCGGACAAAAGCTTAAATGCAATTGATTTAGGAGATTATATTGCAACCCATGTCATCGACCAGATTAGCCGAGTTGACGGTGTCGGCGACGTAGTGCAATTCAGCTCCGAATATGCCATGCGCATTTGGGTCGACCCGTACAAACTTGCCAAATACAATTTAGTGCCTGCCGATGTGGTCAATGCAATTAAAGCCAATAACGCTGTAGTAACCGCGGGTCAATTAGGTGCCGTTCCAGCTGTTGAAAATCAACCCATCAATGTCACGGTCAACTTGCAAAGCCGTTTAAAAACGACCGATGAATTCAAAAATGTCGTGATTAAAACCGCTCAAGATGGCGCCACCATTAAAGTATCAGATGTTGCGCGCGTTGAAATCGGTGCCGATACTTACACCAAACTGGCACGATACAAAGGCGCTCCCGCTGCAGGGTTTGCCGTTAAGCTAGCTTCCAATGCCAACGCACTGGAAACCGGCGATCGGGTTATTAAACGCATGGAAGAGCTTTCTCAGTTTTTCCCCGCAGGTATGGACTATGTGAACGCTTATGACACGACACCCTTTATCAAGCTTTCAATTGAAGGGGTAATTCAAACCTTGGTGGAAGCGATTATCCTCGTCGTCCTCATCATGTACCTATTCTTAGGAAACTTGCGTGCCACCTTAATCCCAACCATTACCGTTCCGGTTGTATTACTGGGTACATTTGGTGTTTTATCTTACTTTGGCTATTCCATCAATACCTTAACCATGTTTGCAATGGTACTGGCTATCGGGCTACTGGTCGATGACGCCATCGTGGTGGTCGAAAATGTCGAGCGGGTCATGCATGAAGAAAACCTGCCCGCAAAAGAGGCTACGCGCCGTTCCATGAATCAGATTTCCGGGGCGCTGATTGGGATTGGACTCGTGCTCAGTGCGGTCTTTTTGCCAATGGCCTTCTTCCCAGGGTCGGCCGGTGTGATTTACCAGCAATTTGCGGTGACCATTGTATCCGCGATGGTATTGTCGGTAATGGCGGCTTTTATTTTGACCCCCGCGCTCTGTGCGACGATTTTAAAACCGGTGGACAAAGAAGCAGAGTCAAAAGGCTTTTTTGGCTGGTTCAATCGTAACTTTGACCGGGCATCCAACGGATACGGAAAAAGTGTTCGACGTATCATCAAACACCGATTCGCTTTCTTTGGGCTCTACATTGCCATTGTGGCAGCGGTCGGTTTCTTGTATCACAAAACCCCAGCAGGCTTCTTGCCTAACGAAGACCAAGGCTTTATGTTCAGCCAGGTTATGATGCCTTCAGGTGCCACACGTGAAGACACTCTAAAAGTCGTTAAAAAACTGGAAAACCACTTCCTAAACACGGAAAAAGACAATATCGAAGGACTCTTTACCGTGTTGGGCTTCAACTTTTCAGGAACGGGTCAAAACACAGCGATCGCGTTTGTTCGCCTGAAGGACTGGTCGGAAAGAACAGATCCAAGCCAAAGTGTACAGGCGATTATCGGCCGAGCGATGGGCGCTTTCAGCCAAATCAAGGAAGCAATGGTGTTCGCTTTTGGACCGCCAGCGGTTTTGGAGTTAGGGAATGCCAGCGGTTTTGACCTGTATGTTAAAGACAACATCGGTATGGGACGTGAACAACTCTATAACGCGCGAAACCAACTCTTGGGCATGGCAAGCCAAAACCCTAACTTGGTTGCTGTTCGCCCCAATGGCCAAGAACCCGCTCCGGTACTAGGCATTACAGTCGATAAACAAAAAGCGGAAGCGCTTGGACTTTCTATTGCCGACATTAATCAATCTCTCTCCATTGCTTGGGGAAGTGCTTATGTCGACGATTTCATCAAGCAAGGCAAAGTGAAAAAAATCTATGTTCAATCAGAAGCTGACTTCCGTTCAACACCAGAAAACTTCAATGACTGGTATGTTCGAAATCAGGAAGGTGAAATGATTCCAGCCTCTTCCTTTATCAGCACTTACTGGACAAAGGAATCTCCCAAACTGGAACGCTACAATGGGCAGCCGGCGTTGGAAGTGTTAGGCATGTCTCCGCCTTCTGTCAGCTCCGGTCAAGCCATGGAAACCGTTGAAGCTTTAAGTAAGCAACTGCCAAAAGGGGCCAGCATCGAATGGACAGGATTATCTTATGAAGAAAAAGCGGCTGGCGATAAAGCCTCCTTGCTGTATATCCTATCGATCATGGTAGTCTTTTTGGCTTTGGCGGCCTTGTATGAAAGCTGGAGCCTGCCGATTTCGGTCATGCTGATTGTACCGCTGGGTATTCTTGGAACTTTGGTCGCGGCTTTCCTAACAGGGAAACCCAGTGACATTTATTTTCAGGTTGGCCTGCTCACCATTGTCGGCTTAGCGACCAAAAATGCCATCCTAATCGTCGAGTTTTCCAAAGAACTGGTGGAAGATGGGATGGACATTGTTGAGGCAAGTATTCGCGCCGCACGCATGCGTTTACGCCCTATCCTAATGACGTCTTTAGCCTTTGGGTTTGGGGTGCTACCCCTTGCGCTCAGCTCCGGCGCTGGCTCCGGCGCTCACAACGCTATTGGAACCGGTGTATTAGGTGGAATGATCAGTGCCACCGCACTGGGCATCTTCTTTGTGCCGATGTTCTTTGTGATTGTCGAACAATGGTTTATTAAAAAGATGAAATCCTAGATCCCATAGCGTCACAAAAAGATCAAACATATAAGCTCTAGAAATGACCAGGCCTGGTCATCTTTCTAGGGCTTTTTTTATATGCTGTTCACCTGTCTTAAATCCTTTCTTAACAATCCCAATGAATACTGAGTGGTAACAAAGCGCCGACAACATCATGCAACGTTAAGGCAATACCTTGTCATGCTCCCTTTTCTATCTATCCACTTTTATAACAGACCAACCTATCCCAACAACCTATAGGCATAAAAAAACCTCGCACAGAAAGTCATCTGGCGAGGTTTTTTATTAATCACGCTGACTCAATCAAGCAACGTGAAAGGGAACCTTACTTCCCAAGTGAAACGTGATAATGCGGATCTTCCGATACATTCACTTCCACCAAGTCTTTTGCATCTTTCAACAAGGCCTGACATTCTGGGCTCAAGTGTTTTAAGACCACTTTTTTACCTTCGGCTTTATACTTTTGTGTCAGATTATTAATGGCTTCCACACCGGTATGGTCGTAAACACGTGAACGCTGGAAGTCAATCTGAACACATTCCGGATCGTGTTTCGGACTAAACATTTCAATAAAGTTCTGAGACGAAGCGAAAAATAAAGGACCGTTAACCCGATAAACTTTACCTTTCTTACCGTCAATTTCCATTTCTTCGGTTTCAACCATGACTTTCTGAGCATGTTGCCAGGCGAACACAAGTGCTGAAACAATCACCCCAGCAATTACGGCAATTGCCAAGTCGAAAATAACCGTCAACACCGTTACCAGAACCATCACAAAGGCATCCATTTTAGACATACCTCGCATGATGTTCCAACTTGACCAGTTAAAGGTTGCAATGACCACAAAAAACATCAAACCAACCAAAGCACCAATTGGAACCATTTCAATCCAGGTAGAGGCAATCAAGACAATCACCAGTAGACCCAGCGCGGCTGAAATACCAGACAACCGCCCTGTTCCCCCCGAATTCACGTTGATCATCGATTGGCCAATCAGAGCACAGCCGCCCATTGTACCAAACGCACCAGCAGTACAGTTTGCTGCGCCTAATGCAACACACTCACGATTACCTTGACCACGTGTTTCCGTAATGTCATCAATTAAAGTCATGGTCAGTAATGATTCCACTGACCCGATGACTGTTAAGATAAGCGCATAAGGCAAAATAATCCAAAGTGTCTCCAAGCTGAAAAACCCTTCTGGCAAGGCTGTCAGCCAACTCAAGCCTTGGAAACCACCTTCATTGCCGTCACCAAACACTAATGATTCCAATGTGCCCGAAACAGAAGCTCTATCGCCAACAGTGACCGCATTCATATCAAAAAAGATCACAGCCAAAGTCACTAAAACAATCGCTGCTAACGCTGAAGGCACCGCTTTTGTCAAACGAGGTAACAAATAAATAATCGCCATAGTTGCGATGATAATACCAATCATAATCATCAACGCATCACCGCTCAACCAAGCCCCAGTTGAATCTGTGAACTGAGTGAATTGCGCCATCAAAATAACCAACGCCAACCCGTTAACAAATCCGAGCATGACGGGACTGGGCACCATTCGAATAAACCGCCCCCATTTCATCCAACCAATAAATATTTGAAAGACTCCCATCATAATAACCGCGGCAAATAGATACGAAGCGCCATGCTCCATCACCAAATGCATCATAACCACGGCCAATGAACCGGCAGCTGCAGAAATCATCCCTGGACGCCCCCCGAAGACGGCGGTAATAAATCCGACAATAATCGCGGCATAAAGCCCAACTAAGGGGTGAACACCGGCTACAAAAGCAAATGCTACGGCTTCTGGAACAAGGGCTAATGAAACGGTGATACCGGATAAAGTATCCGCTTTATATTTACGCCAATCGAAAGCGTTGGGAGAGGCTTGATTCATTTGAAATCCTTTAATATTTAAGACCGCGCAAATTTTAACAGAAAAACACGTAAAATTAAGGTTTAATCAATACAATGAAAATACGAAAAATTAAATAACTCTATAAAATAAAAGGAAAAATATGTGGATTCATCATATCGGAGAAATCATGATTGCCGTGCTTGGCTTACTTATTTTGGCACACTTCGGATTGCATTTTTATTTTAAATACGTCAAACGTAAAAAAGAAAAAAATAAAGAGGGATCAAAAAAAGAGTCTTCTTGAAAAACCAATCAAAAAGAGAGAAACCCGTTAAAAATGACCAGGCCTGGTCATTTTTAACAAGGTAAAGTCATTCAGACATCAATCGATATAAGAACAGCAATAATCCGTAACTGTTTTTACTTTGATACCAAATTTTGAATTCGCTGGCACATTGAAAGATTCTCCAGCAGACACCGCTTGCCATGCTGTTTCACCGGGAAGCAATACTTCAACATCACCCGCTAACATTTCCATAATTTCTGCTGCTTCCGTACCAAATTCATATTCACCCGGTAACAATAAGCCTAAGGTTTTTTTCGAACCATCCGCAAATAAAACCGTACGGCTGCTGACTTTTCCATCATAGTATACGTTCGCTGCTTTAACGACCGTTACATTTTCAAATTGAGACATCATTTTTCCTTCATCAAACCGATTAAAAACGCGCGCCATTATAACGGAAAGCTTTTCCAAAAATACGTTTAAAATCTATTTAGCATTAATGAGAGGCGAAATAAATCTCTCTTAAAAAGAGTAACAAGCCGGCAATGAGAGATCCCATTGCAACAATGAATAATACAGCGATGGCCAAAGACCCATTAAATGCGAAAAAAGCACTTAAAAACATGATCATAATCACCAAAGCGACAAACAGCCCGGTCATCGTACAGGCTAAAATGGCTTGATTTAACAGGTGTCGACGCTTTTCCAAAGCTTGCCTTTCCAACCTGATTTCGCTTGAACGCTTATCGATAGGATTATCGGCTTTTTCTGTCATCAGAAGGGCATTCAGCCGTTCGGACTTTTCAACGATGCGAGACAGTCGGCTAACCAGTACGCCCAGCAAACTACCTACACCGGCAAGTAAGAAAACCGGCGCGACCGAAAGCTGAATCAAATGAGACACCGTGTTGACCGAACTGACTTCAGAGGAAAAGAGTTCCAGCATCGCCGATTCCTTCTATTTAATGATCGTTTAAGTACTATATGACTTACTCTGATGAATAATAAAATATATTGACGATTTCCATATACTTCAAATTTAAGAACAAAAAGACATATTTAACAAACTTAATTTACACCGCTCCGACTAATCTTCAGATGTCATTTGTCCACGTTTATATCGAACTTTAACAAGCTCTTCATTTTCATGAAAAATTTTTGCGAGCTTTTGGTAATTAACTTCCATACATCTTTGATATAGATAAAGAAATTCATCAGGTGGTGAACTAGCCGTAATTACATTTCCATAATGTTTTATTTTTTTAGTTTTAATTGAATTTTTAGAAATATCAGGAAATTTTTGGAGAAAGCTTGTCATTTCAATTATTAAATCATCCACCATTACTATCATCTTTTCTGTTAAGTCAATGGTCTCTTTAAGAAGATCCCATGGTATTAATTGATAGAGCTCTGTACGATTTATGTCTGTCCCATTCTGCGATGCAGCAATAATTTTCACTACCTTTTCATATGACTCACTCCGTTTGTCTAAAACTGTTTGAAGTTCATTATAATTCCCAATCATTGAAAAGATTCTTGCAATGTTTTGCCAATCAGAAAATTCTGATACTTCTTGCTCATTTTTTGCAATAAAAATAATTGATTCCGTTTTATAGTCTATTGAATTTTTGACACCAACCATTCTTGGTATGGAAAGCAATCTATATAGCGGATCAGTACTTACTGATTGATCAATATTAATAGTTTGGGCATAATTATTCTTCCAAGCAAGCAAGTTAGCCTGTGCTTGCAAAACAGTAAGCATTAAAGAGTTTACACTGTCTAATTTTTCTTTCTCTATCTGAACCCTTTCTTGGTGCTTTATAGTCCAAAACGCGATTCCTGCACCAAGCAAAGCTGAAAAAAGTCCTGTTAAAATTGGCCATAAATAATCTTTCAAAAAACTTGATTCTTGCTTTAGACCTTCGATGGCTTCAATTAATAACCTCCAATCTTCAGACATTGATAACCCTTTAAGTATAGTTATGAATAAAATTCAGAAAATTTCAATTAACCGCGCGTATGATCTGCGCCAATGAATTCAATCTGATACCCATCGGGATCTTCAGCAAAGGCGATGATAGTTGTGCCGGCATTCATGGGACCAGCTTCTCTAATAATCTTTCCGCCTGCTTTTTTCACTGCTTCCGCAGCCTTATAAACGTCATCTACTTCAATGGCAATATGCCCATAACCGTCGCCCAAATCGTAAGAGCTGACATCCCAGTTATAGGTTAATTCCAGTACCGTATGATCTTCCTCGCTGCCATAGCCTAAAAAAGCCAAGGTAAACTCCCCTTTTGGGTACTCTTTTTGACGCAATAACTTCATTCCAAGAACGTTGGTATAAAAATCAATCGATTTCTGTAAGTCACCCACGCGTAACATGGTATGTAAAAAACGCATATACTCTCCTATTAAGTTTGATGAGATCAATCACCATAGGGTTAAAATTTAAACCTTAACGTTATCTAACGCTTGTTCAATGTCTGCCAGAATGTCATCGATATGCTCAATACCAACAGACAGTCTGACCAAATCTTCTGAAACGCCCGCTTTTTCAAGCTCTTCCGCACTTAATTGTCGATGGGTCGTTGTCGCAGGATGACAGGCTAATGACTTCGCATCACCGATATTGACCAAACGTAAAATCATTTGTAACGCATCAATGAACTGACCGCCGGCTTCACGTCCACCTTTTATGCCAAAACTTAAAATGCCCGAAGCCAACCCTTTTGTCGTTTTTTGGCAAATACTATGGTATTTGTCATTCGGTAACGCCGCATAATTGACCCAGGATACTTTAGGATGTTGTTGTAAGTACTCTGCCACTTTTAATGCATTTTCGCAATGACGTTCCATTCGCAACCCAAGTGTTTCCAAACCTTGCATCAACAAAAATGCACTGTGAGGTGCCAATGCGGC
It encodes the following:
- a CDS encoding rhodanese-like domain-containing protein, whose protein sequence is MKKTILHSATALALIFSMNSMASPAPSDPKKQTPQGLYADSKETYAMMKKDPSIILVDVRTPAEWQFVGYTPMAQIMIPSVNFDFTKMDDKKARFADKVNDNFVAEFEAKLFDLGADKNTTYVLMCRSGSSRAQPAAKMLYQYGYKNVYIMTDGFEGGKLKSGEHKGYRLKAGWKYNNLPWSWKIDPSKVYTSM
- the trpS gene encoding tryptophan--tRNA ligase gives rise to the protein MSKPTLFSGIQPSGDLMIGNYIGSIKNWVNMQDDYDCLFSLVNMHAITVEQSPQELAKRSLDFVALYLASGIDPNKSTVFIQSHVPAHSELAWILNCSTYMGELNRMTQFKDKSQKHAQNINVGLFDYPVLMAADILLYQTEMVPVGADQKQHLELARDIATRYNNRFDREIFKVPEPFIPPATSGGRIMSLQDPTSKMSKSDENKNNFIALLDDPKTIIKKFKKAQTDSGSEISYDVENKPGVSNLLTIYSVISGQSIEEVVRHFEGKMYGHLKVELGELVVEYLKPIQDKFYEIRTDETELKAILKKGADQAQEQAEKTLRDVQESIGFVLP
- a CDS encoding efflux RND transporter periplasmic adaptor subunit, whose translation is MKGFLASPFLKTSKLLLTLGIISSLTACDMLGLGEDKPQQASHKRVPQVGVLAVEETTVPKTFSITGRAEAYAVAEIRPQVEGIITERLFKEGSLVQKGDVLYQLDDASYQALYENAKAAIARSKALLTNAQIKVSRNERLVKINAVSEQVLDDAKASLREAKANLEANEAALKTAAINLERTQIKAPISGRIGRSTVTKGALVTTNQAGSLATIQQLDPIYVDFSVPSNYAIILRKAMAKNNGQDLAQHEAKIVFDDGTEYEHTGKIRLSEFEVNRSTDAIILRTEFPNPNAVLLPGMFLHGKVITGYQSGVFLIPTLALQRDAVGNAFVMTLNSEGVVGVKPVKSQGLYEDKWIITEGLKAGDQVITKGLQYIRPGVKANIIGAPKPKQDTASNAKEGQ
- a CDS encoding efflux RND transporter permease subunit, encoding MSEETSHKRRQSFATFFINRPVFAWVIAFLVMIAGAISVVSLPIAQFPAIAPPSITITATYPGASAKTIEDTVTQIIETKMKGLDGLMYMSSTSESTGQANITLSFKTGTDPDIAQMQIQNKLQTAMSSLPEAVQKQGIQVVKSVKNFLMVIGFISPDKSLNAIDLGDYIATHVIDQISRVDGVGDVVQFSSEYAMRIWVDPYKLAKYNLVPADVVNAIKANNAVVTAGQLGAVPAVENQPINVTVNLQSRLKTTDEFKNVVIKTAQDGATIKVSDVARVEIGADTYTKLARYKGAPAAGFAVKLASNANALETGDRVIKRMEELSQFFPAGMDYVNAYDTTPFIKLSIEGVIQTLVEAIILVVLIMYLFLGNLRATLIPTITVPVVLLGTFGVLSYFGYSINTLTMFAMVLAIGLLVDDAIVVVENVERVMHEENLPAKEATRRSMNQISGALIGIGLVLSAVFLPMAFFPGSAGVIYQQFAVTIVSAMVLSVMAAFILTPALCATILKPVDKEAESKGFFGWFNRNFDRASNGYGKSVRRIIKHRFAFFGLYIAIVAAVGFLYHKTPAGFLPNEDQGFMFSQVMMPSGATREDTLKVVKKLENHFLNTEKDNIEGLFTVLGFNFSGTGQNTAIAFVRLKDWSERTDPSQSVQAIIGRAMGAFSQIKEAMVFAFGPPAVLELGNASGFDLYVKDNIGMGREQLYNARNQLLGMASQNPNLVAVRPNGQEPAPVLGITVDKQKAEALGLSIADINQSLSIAWGSAYVDDFIKQGKVKKIYVQSEADFRSTPENFNDWYVRNQEGEMIPASSFISTYWTKESPKLERYNGQPALEVLGMSPPSVSSGQAMETVEALSKQLPKGASIEWTGLSYEEKAAGDKASLLYILSIMVVFLALAALYESWSLPISVMLIVPLGILGTLVAAFLTGKPSDIYFQVGLLTIVGLATKNAILIVEFSKELVEDGMDIVEASIRAARMRLRPILMTSLAFGFGVLPLALSSGAGSGAHNAIGTGVLGGMISATALGIFFVPMFFVIVEQWFIKKMKS
- a CDS encoding SulP family inorganic anion transporter; this encodes MNQASPNAFDWRKYKADTLSGITVSLALVPEAVAFAFVAGVHPLVGLYAAIIVGFITAVFGGRPGMISAAAGSLAVVMMHLVMEHGASYLFAAVIMMGVFQIFIGWMKWGRFIRMVPSPVMLGFVNGLALVILMAQFTQFTDSTGAWLSGDALMIMIGIIIATMAIIYLLPRLTKAVPSALAAIVLVTLAVIFFDMNAVTVGDRASVSGTLESLVFGDGNEGGFQGLSWLTALPEGFFSLETLWIILPYALILTVIGSVESLLTMTLIDDITETRGQGNRECVALGAANCTAGAFGTMGGCALIGQSMINVNSGGTGRLSGISAALGLLVIVLIASTWIEMVPIGALVGLMFFVVIATFNWSSWNIMRGMSKMDAFVMVLVTVLTVIFDLAIAVIAGVIVSALVFAWQHAQKVMVETEEMEIDGKKGKVYRVNGPLFFASSQNFIEMFSPKHDPECVQIDFQRSRVYDHTGVEAINNLTQKYKAEGKKVVLKHLSPECQALLKDAKDLVEVNVSEDPHYHVSLGK
- the ppnP gene encoding pyrimidine/purine nucleoside phosphorylase, whose product is MSQFENVTVVKAANVYYDGKVSSRTVLFADGSKKTLGLLLPGEYEFGTEAAEIMEMLAGDVEVLLPGETAWQAVSAGESFNVPANSKFGIKVKTVTDYCCSYID
- a CDS encoding DUF2721 domain-containing protein; translated protein: MLELFSSEVSSVNTVSHLIQLSVAPVFLLAGVGSLLGVLVSRLSRIVEKSERLNALLMTEKADNPIDKRSSEIRLERQALEKRRHLLNQAILACTMTGLFVALVIMIMFLSAFFAFNGSLAIAVLFIVAMGSLIAGLLLFLREIYFASH
- the gloA gene encoding lactoylglutathione lyase, whose protein sequence is MRFLHTMLRVGDLQKSIDFYTNVLGMKLLRQKEYPKGEFTLAFLGYGSEEDHTVLELTYNWDVSSYDLGDGYGHIAIEVDDVYKAAEAVKKAGGKIIREAGPMNAGTTIIAFAEDPDGYQIEFIGADHTRG